In Lacibacter sp. H375, one DNA window encodes the following:
- a CDS encoding SusC/RagA family TonB-linked outer membrane protein, protein MTKKYCCFFRAASRKKDTRQNSLRHFIAILLFFTLPFCLSAQDKTVSGVITDSESNEPVVGATVTVKGRNASVITDVLGSFKLKAETGEVLQVSYVGYSPVEITIQSQDELVQVKLTATNKQLNEVVVVGYGTKKRSDVTGSVVSVPKSRLERLPVTNILHAIEGSVAGVNISQGSSVPGSSAGILVRGQNSISANTSPLIVVDGIPFNKSGGITNDINPNDIASIEVLKDASATAIYGMNGSNGVILITTKRGTTGKPVIRYSGYTGVDNVVQTLTPLSPEQYVQKYTDYKTQVPTAPQTVLWNAYEIANYNAGKTVDWLNEVKRQGVIQDHNISISGGTKEFKYFLSGEYLKQLGAVKGYQYHRASVRSNMDINLTDYLSVGTSLFYANNNYDGGRANFYLAAAMSPYGTLRNAAGNYEIFPMNPELLYENPLLGLNTDRVDRSNNLNGNAYAELKFNGVLKGLKYRLNVGTNYITTRAGSYRGRNANNTIGSASTSSSETNSWVVENILTYAKSFGAHHFDFTGLYSAQQRRYFTSSAGASNFINDELSFYNLGAGATQTAGSYQDRYNIASQMARINYSYNSKYLLTVTARRDGSSVMGANTSKYGVFPSVALAWNISNEDFMGKAKFVNNLKLRTSYGHTGNEAIGVYGTVTTDASVRYPFSGVSTIGVLASNLGNANLHWETSKTFNIGVDFAVLNSRISGSVDFYNTRTTDIILRRNLPIITGYSNIFDNLGITQNRGVDIVINSDNISTKDFKWQTTANFAANKNKLIDLYGDRKDDLGNRWFIGKPIGVIYDYKMVGVWQVGEDPTGWDAGAKPGDLKFADTNGDKKVDGNDRIILGQTAPKWTGGLINTFSYKNLSLTVFIQTVQGAIKNNVTLTYADEAGRMNIPVETGYWTAANKSNSRPSLGYTNTKGYGYASDNSFTRIKDVSLSYTFGKNVLDKIKLGSLTAYVSGRNLHTFTNWIGWDPEHNYSFRGSGDWTNNYPITRQFVFGLNVTLR, encoded by the coding sequence ATGACTAAAAAGTACTGCTGCTTTTTTCGGGCTGCCTCCCGTAAGAAAGATACAAGGCAAAACAGCCTCAGGCATTTCATTGCAATTCTTTTGTTCTTCACACTTCCTTTTTGTTTATCGGCTCAGGATAAAACTGTGAGCGGTGTTATCACTGATTCTGAAAGCAACGAACCGGTTGTTGGTGCAACTGTAACCGTAAAAGGCAGAAATGCTTCTGTTATTACAGATGTGCTGGGGTCATTCAAACTAAAAGCCGAAACAGGCGAAGTACTCCAGGTGTCGTATGTCGGTTACAGCCCTGTTGAAATAACCATTCAATCGCAGGACGAGTTAGTACAGGTAAAGCTTACTGCAACCAATAAACAACTGAATGAAGTTGTAGTGGTGGGTTATGGTACAAAGAAGCGATCAGATGTAACAGGTTCGGTAGTGTCAGTTCCTAAATCCAGGCTGGAAAGATTGCCAGTGACAAACATACTCCATGCAATAGAAGGCTCTGTAGCAGGTGTGAATATCAGCCAGGGATCATCAGTTCCCGGTAGTTCAGCAGGTATATTGGTGCGTGGACAAAATTCCATTTCAGCCAACACAAGTCCTCTTATTGTTGTGGATGGAATTCCGTTTAACAAATCGGGTGGCATTACCAATGATATCAATCCAAACGATATTGCTTCAATTGAAGTATTGAAAGATGCTTCTGCTACGGCAATCTATGGTATGAACGGTTCAAACGGTGTAATCCTCATCACAACAAAAAGAGGTACCACAGGAAAACCTGTTATTCGTTATAGTGGCTACACAGGGGTTGATAATGTCGTACAAACACTTACTCCACTAAGCCCCGAGCAATATGTACAGAAGTATACCGATTATAAAACACAAGTGCCAACTGCACCACAAACAGTATTATGGAATGCATATGAAATTGCAAACTACAATGCAGGTAAAACCGTTGACTGGTTAAACGAAGTGAAGCGGCAGGGTGTTATTCAGGATCATAACATAAGTATTTCAGGTGGTACTAAGGAGTTCAAATATTTCCTTTCAGGTGAATATTTAAAACAGTTGGGTGCCGTAAAAGGATACCAGTATCACAGGGCAAGTGTTCGTTCAAATATGGACATCAATCTTACTGATTATTTATCTGTGGGTACATCGTTGTTTTATGCAAATAACAACTACGATGGTGGCAGGGCCAACTTTTATCTTGCAGCAGCAATGAGTCCTTATGGAACATTGCGCAATGCAGCAGGTAACTATGAAATTTTTCCAATGAATCCTGAATTGCTTTATGAAAACCCATTGCTGGGTTTAAATACAGACAGGGTTGACAGAAGCAATAACCTTAATGGCAATGCATATGCTGAATTAAAGTTCAATGGTGTATTAAAAGGATTGAAGTACAGGCTTAATGTGGGTACAAATTACATTACAACACGTGCCGGCTCATATAGAGGACGAAATGCAAACAATACCATTGGTAGTGCAAGTACATCAAGTTCTGAAACAAACAGCTGGGTAGTTGAAAACATTCTGACTTATGCCAAAAGCTTTGGTGCACATCACTTCGACTTTACCGGTTTGTATAGTGCACAGCAAAGAAGGTATTTCACTTCAAGCGCAGGTGCAAGCAATTTCATTAATGATGAATTGTCATTCTACAATCTTGGAGCGGGTGCAACTCAAACAGCAGGTTCTTATCAGGACAGGTACAATATTGCTTCGCAAATGGCAAGGATCAACTATTCATACAACAGTAAATACCTGTTAACAGTAACTGCCCGTCGTGATGGCTCATCAGTAATGGGTGCAAATACCAGCAAGTATGGTGTGTTCCCTTCTGTTGCTCTTGCATGGAATATCAGCAATGAAGATTTTATGGGTAAAGCAAAGTTTGTCAACAACCTGAAGCTACGTACATCTTATGGTCACACAGGTAACGAAGCAATTGGTGTGTATGGAACTGTTACAACAGATGCATCCGTTCGTTATCCGTTCTCAGGTGTGAGTACTATTGGTGTATTAGCAAGTAACCTTGGTAATGCAAACCTGCATTGGGAAACTTCGAAAACATTCAATATAGGTGTTGATTTTGCGGTTCTGAATAGCAGAATATCAGGTTCGGTAGATTTTTACAATACCAGGACAACGGATATCATTCTTCGTCGTAACCTTCCTATTATTACCGGTTACAGTAATATTTTCGATAACCTCGGTATAACACAGAACAGGGGTGTTGATATTGTGATCAACTCTGATAATATCTCGACTAAAGATTTCAAATGGCAAACAACTGCAAACTTTGCCGCCAACAAAAATAAACTCATCGATCTCTATGGCGACAGGAAAGATGACTTGGGAAACAGGTGGTTCATTGGTAAGCCAATTGGAGTGATCTATGATTATAAGATGGTAGGAGTATGGCAGGTTGGTGAAGATCCAACAGGTTGGGATGCCGGGGCCAAACCAGGCGACCTGAAGTTTGCTGATACCAACGGCGATAAAAAAGTGGATGGTAACGATCGCATTATTCTTGGACAAACTGCTCCTAAATGGACAGGTGGCCTGATCAACACATTCTCGTATAAAAATTTAAGTCTTACTGTTTTCATACAAACTGTTCAGGGTGCAATTAAAAACAACGTTACACTTACTTATGCAGATGAAGCAGGACGTATGAATATTCCTGTTGAAACAGGTTACTGGACCGCTGCGAACAAAAGCAACTCGAGACCTTCATTGGGTTATACCAATACAAAAGGCTATGGTTATGCTTCTGATAACAGTTTTACAAGGATCAAAGACGTATCTCTCAGTTACACTTTCGGAAAAAATGTATTGGATAAGATCAAACTGGGAAGTTTAACTGCTTACGTAAGTGGCAGAAACCTGCACACGTTTACAAACTGGATTGGTTGGGATCCCGAACATAACTATTCGTTCAGAGGTTCGGGCGACTGGACAAACAACTATCCCATTACAAGACAATTTGTGTTTGGTTTAAATGTAACACTCCGTTAA
- a CDS encoding RagB/SusD family nutrient uptake outer membrane protein — translation MKKTNLIISSVIAGCLLMFSACKKTYLDEEVYSAYSPQTLNDSLGFEASIIGMHNHLSTFFSYSDPQGWPSVWHAGTDIALVPPTQRQGIEIPYYDYTQLIATDGAASFTWGWAYRMINNANIIIKTIESGNTGAMTAANKNSINGEAKFFRAYAYNILATCFGRVPLVKDPLTAPKTDFVRAPLDSVNTLIIDDLTFAAANLPEPGGFGSRTNTNGKPTARANKYQAMQLLAEVYLRAGKPALAEAQCDAIINSGKFALTTARYGIKASQAGDAFNDMFWYGNQRRYQGNREAIWVMEFEHPSTVVGGITNNPQQRRNWGAAYYQIAGMIICDSLGGRGIARMRLTNWVVYDLYETNDMRNSQYNLRRKFYYNDPTKANYGQQIPYVGADTVFKICPHTTKWFQYDPNDVFGFAMIKDFMLMRLGETYLLKAEAQFKQGNTGGAATTINVIRARANATPVTGGQITMDFILDERARELLAEENRRMTLMRTGTLVERTTRLNVQTINPVVGLAAKHLLMPIPQTEINLNKDAILEQNTGYN, via the coding sequence ATGAAGAAAACAAACTTAATTATATCGTCTGTTATTGCGGGTTGTTTGCTGATGTTCAGCGCCTGCAAAAAAACATACCTCGATGAGGAAGTGTACTCAGCTTATTCACCGCAAACGCTGAATGATTCATTGGGTTTTGAGGCATCTATTATAGGAATGCACAACCACTTGAGCACATTCTTCAGCTACAGCGATCCGCAAGGTTGGCCAAGTGTATGGCATGCAGGAACAGATATTGCATTGGTTCCTCCAACACAACGCCAGGGAATTGAAATTCCTTACTATGATTACACACAGCTTATTGCAACCGATGGTGCTGCTTCATTTACATGGGGCTGGGCATACCGCATGATCAATAATGCCAATATTATAATCAAGACCATTGAAAGCGGAAACACAGGTGCTATGACGGCTGCAAATAAGAACAGCATCAATGGTGAAGCAAAATTCTTCAGAGCTTATGCTTATAATATTCTTGCAACTTGTTTTGGCAGAGTGCCATTGGTGAAAGATCCATTGACAGCTCCCAAAACAGATTTTGTTCGAGCACCACTTGATAGTGTTAATACACTCATTATTGATGATCTTACGTTTGCTGCAGCAAATCTTCCCGAGCCAGGTGGCTTTGGCTCAAGAACAAATACAAACGGTAAACCTACTGCACGTGCCAATAAATACCAGGCCATGCAGTTGCTTGCTGAAGTTTACCTGCGTGCGGGCAAACCTGCTTTGGCTGAAGCACAGTGTGATGCTATCATCAACAGTGGCAAGTTTGCATTAACAACGGCACGTTATGGAATTAAAGCATCTCAAGCCGGTGATGCATTCAACGATATGTTCTGGTATGGTAACCAGCGTCGTTATCAAGGCAACAGGGAAGCTATTTGGGTAATGGAATTTGAACATCCTTCAACAGTAGTTGGCGGTATTACAAACAACCCACAACAACGCCGTAACTGGGGTGCGGCTTATTATCAGATTGCCGGTATGATCATTTGCGATTCATTAGGTGGTCGTGGTATTGCACGTATGCGTTTAACAAACTGGGTGGTGTATGATCTGTATGAAACAAACGATATGCGTAACTCACAATATAACCTGCGCAGAAAATTCTATTACAACGATCCTACTAAAGCAAACTATGGTCAGCAGATACCTTATGTTGGTGCTGATACAGTATTTAAGATATGTCCGCATACAACAAAATGGTTTCAGTATGATCCGAATGATGTATTTGGTTTTGCAATGATCAAAGATTTTATGTTGATGCGTTTAGGCGAAACTTATTTGTTGAAAGCAGAAGCACAGTTTAAACAAGGAAATACAGGAGGTGCTGCAACAACTATCAACGTCATCAGGGCAAGAGCAAATGCAACACCGGTTACTGGTGGTCAAATCACAATGGATTTTATTCTGGATGAACGTGCAAGAGAATTGCTTGCAGAAGAAAACAGGAGAATGACCTTGATGCGTACCGGGACGTTGGTTGAAAGAACAACAAGATTAAATGTACAAACTATAAATCCTGTAGTAGGTCTTGCTGCAAAACATTTGCTGATGCCGATACCACAAACAGAGATCAATTTGAATAAAGATGCTATTCTGGAGCAAAATACAGGATACAATTAG
- a CDS encoding glycoside hydrolase family 2 TIM barrel-domain containing protein, whose protein sequence is MKIGMSQIVFNVFFCFCISLANVFAQTLEKNDWENQQLIDINKEASHASFMLFDSQNDVVADDYSKSGFHQSLNGKWKFTYVDKHADRIKDFYRADLNTSAWKEIAVPSNWELQGFGIPIYTNIVYPHPKNPPYIGENNPVGTYRKEFTVADSWNDKEVILHFGSISGCAFIYVNGQKVGMTKASKTAAEFNITKYLQKGKNLLAVQVFRWHDGSYLEDQDFWRLSGIERVVFLFAMPKTTVWDFFLKADLDAQYKNGLFSADVDVRRFARNNQTNGTLTVELFDKRGKKVFTQKKTYISGATDVQKVSFTGTIKNVLKWSGEAPNLYNCVITHTNGTETTYTGARVGFRKVEIKNAQLLVNGVAIEVHGVNRHEHDDVNGHVPSKELILKDIELMKKFNVNAVRLSHYPNDPLMYKLCDEYGLYLVDEANIETHGMGAEWQGGFDKSKHPAYLPEWAPAHLDRMKRMVERDKNHASVIIWSLGNECGNGPVFHDGYKWMKERDNSRPVQFEQAGEDWNTDIVCPMYPRVNDMKRYAENKSKTRPYIMCEYSHAMGNSNGNFQEYFYIIRSSAHMQGGFIWDWVDQGYKQQDKNGNTYWAYGGDMGSYNLHNDENFCSNGLIAANRTPHPGLYEVKKVYQDILFTTTDIKTGVVTIYNGFNFTNLNQYNFNWVLLKNGEEIHKGEFNATAAPHSKVDVKLQVPQGKMNDVAEYYINVFATISKTSETVLLPEGHEIAREQFKLSGDYFTNKQAASGSLQIKKEEARISFTSGDVSGEIDLKTGVVRNYRIKDGMQLNRMPEPYFWRAPTDNDFGSGMPANLGIWRSAHQTKKVKSVVAGEQTKDGIAVKVEYELTGIAVPYILEYFIQNDGSIKITASIDMTGRDLPELPRFGMRMQLPPMFDQLKFYGRGPWENYSDRNTSSFVGNYSSDVKNQFTANYIRPQENGYKTDVRWLTLTTKAGRGLQVEGLQPICFSALPYTTESMDPGMTKKQQHPTDIRPDNNVYLQIDLKQRGVGGDDSWGALPHDEYRLLDKKYNYSYIIRLLN, encoded by the coding sequence ATGAAAATTGGAATGAGCCAGATAGTATTTAATGTGTTTTTTTGTTTTTGCATTTCGCTGGCAAATGTTTTTGCGCAAACACTTGAGAAGAACGATTGGGAAAATCAACAGTTGATCGACATTAACAAAGAAGCATCTCATGCTTCGTTTATGTTATTTGATTCGCAAAATGATGTTGTTGCAGATGATTATAGTAAGTCAGGGTTTCATCAGTCGTTAAACGGCAAATGGAAATTCACCTATGTAGATAAACATGCAGACCGTATTAAAGATTTTTATCGTGCTGATCTCAATACTTCAGCATGGAAAGAAATTGCTGTTCCTTCTAACTGGGAGTTGCAGGGCTTTGGTATTCCTATCTACACAAACATTGTTTATCCGCATCCGAAAAATCCTCCTTACATCGGAGAGAATAACCCGGTTGGAACTTATAGAAAAGAATTTACAGTTGCAGATAGCTGGAACGATAAAGAAGTGATCCTTCATTTCGGTTCCATCAGCGGTTGTGCGTTTATTTATGTGAATGGTCAGAAAGTTGGTATGACCAAAGCGTCGAAAACAGCTGCTGAATTTAACATCACAAAATATTTACAGAAAGGAAAAAACCTGCTGGCCGTGCAAGTGTTTCGCTGGCACGATGGCAGCTATCTGGAAGATCAGGATTTTTGGCGTTTAAGCGGTATTGAGCGTGTTGTGTTTTTATTTGCTATGCCCAAAACAACTGTATGGGATTTTTTTCTGAAAGCAGATTTAGACGCTCAATACAAAAATGGATTATTTAGTGCAGATGTTGATGTGCGCCGTTTTGCAAGAAATAATCAAACCAACGGAACGCTTACAGTAGAGCTGTTTGATAAACGGGGAAAGAAAGTTTTTACACAAAAGAAAACATATATTTCTGGTGCAACAGATGTGCAGAAAGTTTCATTTACAGGAACAATTAAGAATGTATTGAAATGGAGTGGAGAAGCACCGAATCTTTACAACTGTGTAATAACACATACAAACGGTACAGAAACAACGTATACCGGTGCAAGAGTTGGCTTTCGTAAAGTAGAAATTAAAAATGCACAATTGCTTGTTAATGGTGTGGCAATTGAAGTGCATGGTGTAAACAGACATGAACATGATGATGTAAACGGACATGTGCCTTCAAAAGAGTTGATTTTGAAAGATATTGAACTGATGAAAAAATTCAACGTAAATGCTGTTCGTTTATCTCATTATCCAAACGATCCGTTGATGTATAAATTATGTGATGAGTATGGATTGTATTTGGTTGATGAAGCAAATATTGAAACACATGGTATGGGTGCAGAATGGCAAGGTGGTTTCGATAAATCGAAGCATCCTGCTTATTTGCCCGAGTGGGCACCTGCGCATCTCGACAGAATGAAACGGATGGTAGAACGTGATAAAAACCATGCTTCGGTTATAATTTGGAGTTTAGGGAATGAATGTGGTAATGGTCCTGTTTTTCATGATGGTTATAAATGGATGAAAGAAAGAGATAACTCACGCCCCGTGCAATTTGAGCAGGCTGGTGAAGACTGGAATACAGATATTGTTTGTCCGATGTATCCTCGGGTTAACGACATGAAGCGTTATGCTGAAAACAAAAGCAAAACCCGCCCCTACATTATGTGCGAATATTCGCATGCAATGGGCAACAGTAACGGAAACTTTCAGGAGTACTTCTATATCATACGTAGCAGTGCACATATGCAAGGCGGTTTTATTTGGGATTGGGTAGACCAGGGATACAAACAACAAGACAAAAATGGTAATACCTATTGGGCTTATGGAGGCGATATGGGCAGTTATAATTTGCATAATGATGAGAACTTCTGTTCAAATGGTTTAATAGCTGCAAACAGAACGCCACATCCCGGTTTGTATGAAGTGAAAAAAGTTTATCAGGATATTTTGTTTACGACAACAGATATTAAAACCGGCGTAGTGACAATTTATAACGGTTTCAATTTTACGAATCTAAATCAATACAATTTCAACTGGGTCTTACTAAAAAATGGTGAGGAAATTCATAAAGGTGAGTTTAATGCAACTGCAGCGCCACATTCAAAAGTAGATGTGAAATTGCAAGTGCCACAAGGTAAAATGAATGATGTTGCAGAATATTATATCAATGTTTTTGCAACAATTTCTAAAACCAGTGAAACAGTACTGTTGCCGGAAGGGCATGAAATTGCACGTGAACAGTTTAAACTCAGTGGCGATTATTTTACAAACAAGCAAGCAGCATCAGGCAGTTTACAGATTAAAAAAGAAGAGGCTAGAATATCTTTTACATCTGGAGATGTTTCAGGTGAAATAGATTTAAAAACAGGTGTTGTAAGAAACTATCGCATTAAAGATGGTATGCAATTGAACCGTATGCCCGAGCCTTATTTCTGGCGTGCACCAACCGATAATGACTTTGGCAGTGGTATGCCGGCTAATCTTGGTATCTGGCGTTCGGCACATCAAACAAAGAAAGTAAAATCAGTAGTTGCCGGCGAACAAACCAAAGATGGTATTGCTGTAAAAGTTGAATATGAGTTAACCGGCATTGCAGTTCCGTATATACTCGAATATTTTATTCAAAATGATGGAAGTATTAAAATAACAGCCAGTATTGATATGACCGGCAGAGACTTACCTGAACTTCCTCGTTTTGGTATGCGTATGCAATTGCCTCCAATGTTTGATCAGTTGAAGTTCTATGGTCGTGGACCTTGGGAAAATTATAGTGATCGTAATACTTCTTCTTTCGTTGGTAATTACAGCAGCGATGTGAAAAATCAGTTTACTGCAAATTATATCCGTCCACAGGAAAATGGTTATAAAACAGATGTAAGATGGTTAACACTTACAACAAAAGCCGGCAGAGGATTACAGGTAGAAGGTTTGCAACCTATTTGCTTTAGTGCATTACCCTATACAACTGAAAGTATGGATCCGGGTATGACTAAAAAACAACAACATCCAACAGATATTCGTCCGGATAATAATGTTTATCTGCAAATAGACTTAAAACAACGTGGTGTTGGGGGCGATGACAGCTGGGGTGCATTACCACACGATGAGTATCGTTTACTCGATAAAAAATACAACTACAGTTATATTATCCGTTTGTTGAATTAG
- a CDS encoding glycoside hydrolase family 16 protein, with translation MIIRYSIYLGFILLAFACNRHKAVKTIQTTVTQDGYTLVWADEFNNKGRPDSANWNYEYGFVRNEELQWYQPENVSVGNGLLLIEARKEEKPNPAYKENSKSWRTNRSTIQYTSSCLLTRGKQSWLYGRFELRAKIDISNGMWPAWWTLGVDKGWPGNGEIDIMEYYRGMLLANIACLGSDRKAQWFSNTFKTDSLGGEAWASKFHIWRMDWTEEFIALYCDDQLLNEVSLDKLVNKDGSNFNPFKQKHYMLLNLAMGGMNGGDITGTTFPQKFEIDYVRVYQKK, from the coding sequence ATGATCATCCGTTACAGCATTTATTTAGGTTTCATTCTGCTTGCTTTTGCCTGCAACAGGCACAAAGCAGTCAAAACGATACAAACAACTGTTACGCAAGATGGTTATACTTTAGTGTGGGCTGATGAGTTTAACAACAAAGGAAGACCTGATTCAGCAAACTGGAATTACGAATATGGTTTTGTGCGCAATGAAGAGTTACAATGGTACCAACCGGAGAATGTAAGTGTTGGTAATGGTTTGTTGTTGATCGAAGCAAGGAAAGAAGAAAAACCAAATCCTGCTTATAAAGAAAACAGTAAAAGCTGGCGAACAAACCGGTCAACAATTCAATACACATCATCTTGTTTGCTCACAAGAGGTAAGCAAAGCTGGTTGTATGGCCGTTTTGAATTGCGTGCAAAGATTGACATCAGTAATGGTATGTGGCCTGCATGGTGGACATTGGGTGTTGATAAAGGTTGGCCGGGCAATGGCGAGATCGATATTATGGAATATTACCGGGGGATGTTGTTGGCAAATATTGCCTGCTTAGGAAGTGATCGTAAAGCGCAATGGTTCAGCAATACATTTAAAACTGATTCATTGGGTGGAGAAGCATGGGCGAGTAAATTTCATATTTGGCGGATGGATTGGACAGAAGAGTTTATTGCGTTGTATTGTGATGATCAGTTGTTGAATGAAGTAAGTTTGGATAAGTTGGTGAATAAGGATGGGAGTAATTTTAATCCCTTCAAACAAAAACATTACATGTTGCTCAATCTTGCAATGGGCGGTATGAATGGCGGTGATATTACAGGAACAACCTTTCCTCAGAAATTTGAAATAGATTACGTTAGGGTATACCAGAAGAAATAA
- a CDS encoding family 43 glycosylhydrolase, which translates to MNVKYSKRMLAMLCAVVLFSGIASAQYKAYLFTYFTGNAKADEQIKFAISTDGYNFRALNGNKPVIQSSAISETGGVRDPHILRGADGKTFYMVVTDMVSANGWNSNRAMVLLKSTDLINWSSSIINMQKRFAGNDSLLRVWAPQTIYDTKAKKYMIYWSMKHGKGADIIYYAYANAAFTDLETEPKQLFYSPTNGSCIDGDIVFKDGKYHLFFKTEGEGAGIKIAVSDKLTEGYVLQDKYVQQTKDPVEGAGVFKLNNGEGYILMYDVYTKGRYQFTKTKDLKTFTVIDEEVNMNFHPRHGTVMPITAAEAERLMKKWGAAEDVLGNATSKQIKKINTRVDTVNKTVYLSVKPGTNLKAFNPAFRLLPATTVSPSTPQDFTNAAVKYVLNIKGQQPQTWKVIAQENHNPVLEGFYADPDVLYSEKTKKYYIYPTSDGFDGWSGTYFKAFSSTDLVSWKDEGIILDLNKDVSWAKRNAWAPCIIEKKVNGQYKYFYYFTAAQKIGVAVADDPAGPFTDMGKALIDKKPEGVRGGQEIDPEVFTDPQTGKSYLYWGNGYMAVAELNDDMISLKEETLKTIKVDRTFREGTTVFFRNGIYYFLWSEDDTRSENYRVRYGTSTSPLGPITIPTENLVIAKDPSTGIYGTGHNSVLQLPGKDEWYIVYHRFNYPKGITMGGAAGFNREVCIDKMEFNVDGSIKLVTPTHKGIKPLSVTSGK; encoded by the coding sequence ATGAATGTGAAGTACAGTAAGAGAATGTTAGCGATGCTTTGTGCCGTGGTTTTGTTTTCAGGCATTGCATCTGCACAATATAAAGCGTACCTGTTCACTTATTTTACAGGTAACGCAAAAGCTGATGAACAGATAAAATTTGCCATTAGTACCGATGGATATAATTTTCGTGCATTGAACGGTAATAAACCTGTTATTCAATCGTCTGCAATCAGTGAAACAGGTGGTGTGCGTGATCCGCATATTCTGCGTGGTGCTGATGGTAAAACATTTTACATGGTGGTAACCGATATGGTTTCTGCCAATGGCTGGAATTCAAACAGGGCAATGGTATTGCTCAAATCAACGGATCTTATTAACTGGTCGTCCAGCATCATCAATATGCAGAAACGTTTTGCAGGTAATGATAGCTTGTTACGTGTATGGGCGCCGCAAACCATTTATGATACTAAGGCGAAGAAGTATATGATCTATTGGTCGATGAAGCATGGCAAAGGTGCCGACATCATTTACTATGCATATGCCAATGCTGCGTTCACCGATCTGGAAACAGAGCCTAAACAATTATTCTATAGCCCAACAAACGGATCATGCATTGATGGTGATATTGTTTTTAAAGATGGCAAGTATCATCTCTTCTTTAAAACAGAAGGTGAGGGGGCGGGTATTAAAATTGCAGTGTCAGATAAATTAACCGAAGGATATGTGTTGCAGGATAAATATGTGCAGCAAACAAAAGATCCGGTTGAAGGTGCGGGTGTGTTTAAACTGAACAATGGGGAAGGATACATTTTGATGTATGATGTGTATACCAAGGGCAGGTATCAATTCACAAAAACAAAAGACCTGAAAACATTTACAGTGATTGATGAGGAAGTGAATATGAACTTTCATCCACGTCATGGAACAGTAATGCCCATTACTGCAGCAGAAGCAGAACGTTTGATGAAGAAATGGGGAGCAGCTGAAGATGTGCTGGGTAACGCTACATCAAAACAAATTAAAAAGATCAACACAAGAGTTGATACCGTTAATAAAACTGTTTATCTCTCGGTGAAACCCGGCACAAATCTCAAAGCATTCAATCCTGCTTTCCGTTTATTGCCTGCAACAACAGTATCGCCTTCAACGCCACAGGATTTTACAAATGCTGCTGTGAAATATGTACTGAACATTAAAGGACAGCAGCCACAAACATGGAAAGTAATTGCACAGGAAAATCATAACCCTGTATTGGAAGGTTTTTATGCTGATCCGGATGTGCTGTATTCAGAAAAAACAAAAAAGTATTATATCTATCCAACCAGTGATGGGTTTGATGGTTGGTCTGGAACTTATTTCAAAGCTTTTTCATCAACTGATCTGGTAAGCTGGAAAGATGAAGGCATTATACTTGATCTCAATAAAGACGTAAGCTGGGCCAAACGCAATGCATGGGCGCCTTGCATTATTGAAAAGAAAGTAAATGGTCAGTACAAATACTTTTACTATTTCACGGCAGCGCAAAAAATTGGTGTTGCGGTTGCGGATGATCCTGCTGGTCCCTTTACAGATATGGGTAAGGCATTGATTGATAAAAAACCTGAAGGCGTTAGAGGCGGTCAGGAAATTGATCCCGAAGTGTTTACTGATCCGCAAACAGGAAAAAGTTATTTGTATTGGGGCAATGGCTACATGGCAGTTGCAGAGTTGAATGATGATATGATCTCGTTGAAAGAGGAAACGTTGAAGACGATCAAGGTTGACAGAACATTCCGAGAAGGAACAACCGTTTTCTTTCGCAATGGTATTTATTATTTCTTGTGGAGTGAGGATGATACAAGAAGTGAAAACTATCGGGTGCGTTACGGAACTTCAACATCACCACTGGGCCCAATTACTATTCCAACAGAAAATTTAGTAATAGCAAAAGATCCTTCAACAGGTATTTACGGCACAGGACATAATTCAGTTTTACAACTTCCCGGTAAAGATGAATGGTATATCGTTTATCATCGTTTCAATTATCCAAAAGGAATTACGATGGGTGGTGCTGCCGGCTTCAACCGTGAAGTATGTATTGATAAAATGGAGTTCAATGTTGATGGAAGCATTAAGCTGGTAACACCAACACATAAAGGAATTAAACCACTATCTGTAACTTCAGGTAAATAA